In Thiovulum sp. ES, the genomic stretch AGCAGATTTGATTTAAATCGATGTTTGTACCGTCTGGCACATATTCCAAATTTAAGACTGCTCCAATTTTTGAAAAATCTTCATATTTAATGCAATTTTCATCTTGATAACAGTTATTTGAAAAAATCAAATCCGCAAAAAGTGTGTGAGAGTAGATTTGATCTTCAACATCGCTAAAACCCGCAAACACATTATTTTCGTGTGCTTTTCCGCTTAAAAATCTATTATACGAAATTTGATCATCTTCAGTGATTTCAAATCCAGTATCATCTTTCCAAGATGAGACTTCAGTAAAAAGGACTCCGTCGCAACCAATATTTGAGGCAATTTTTATTCTTTCTCTCATAATAATTTGCACCTCATCGGAGTTTATATCAACCCAATAAGTTCTATTATCGTCTCGGATTTTTCCAACTGCGATTTCTGGATATGGGTGATCCTCAATTTGAAAATTTCTCTCAATTTCAACATCATAAGCACCAGCCGACATTTTGCAAATAACTTTTGTCTCATCAGAACCTATTTTTTCAACTCGACTTTCTGGATTTGTTAAAAAAAGCTCAACAACATAGAGTTCTACATTTTTTGAAGTTGGTGAATAACTGCTGTCAATATGCCAAGAAGAACGGCTTTTTGGTTCATACCAAACACCGCCATTAGATTTATCTTCAATGTCTAGCATGTCTTTGTTACAGCCAAACAGGAGTAGTGATAAGAAAAAGTATTTTAACAAAACGGAAGCTCCGAAATTTTTTAAGATTCTAGCAAATTTGTCGGAACTAACCTTATTCGTAGAATATCTAAATCTTTTATTTTTTCTTGAATCATGTAAAAAAGAGAATTGTTTTTAATGTAAATGAAAAATTCACCATTATTCATCTCAAAATCAATCTCGGGATTTTTTGAGTAGTCAAGTGTTAAGACTTTTGTCAAATAAATTATCGAGTGTAGTTGTGAAACTGTTTTGTAATCTGGCAGTAAATCATTTCTAAATTCACTATATATTTTTCTTGAGACTGAACTCTTTTTACTGTATCGAATAAGAGTCGCAATAAGAAGAGCATCTTTGTGTGTAATTTGGTAAATAAAACTGTTTAGGATGAGGTGAAAACCACTTTTTGTATTTCCATAAAAATCAACTTTAATACCAATTTCAATCAATTTTGCCGTGTATAAAATTATCTCTTTAAATTCGCTATCCAGTTGAAAAAAATCTTTTGTTTTTTCAAAAATCTTTTCAGATAAATTAAAACGAGTCTTCATAATTTGAATATTTGAAGTGTGAAATTCATCAAGAATATTTCTCAAGCTAGGATTAAAGTTTGATGGAAAAGAACCGCGACTATTTCGTAAAATATCACTAAGAAAAATTCCTTCTCGAATTCCAACACCACTTGTTAAAATCTCTTTTGCTGAAAACAGACTTGCTGTTTCAATAAAAATAAGGAGTCCCCACCGAATTACATCGAGTCTCTCTTTTTTAAATCCAACTTCTTCTAATTCCCAATTCTCTTTTTTAAGAAGTGTATTTATAAAGTTTTGTTCAATCTCATACTCATAGCTGTAATTGTGAATTCTTTGAAGTGGATAATTTTCCCGAATCATGATAACTTTTGCTAAAGCCCGAAGAGTTCCACCAATTCCAATCATCACTTTTTCATGAAAATGAGTAGGAATTTTTTTCAATTCACTCTGGATATATTTTCGACCGCCTTCAAAATCGCTATTCTCTTCAAATAGCTCTTTTAGTCGAACTGTTCCTAAATTTAGTGAGAGTGTCTCAAGAACTTTTCGATTTTCAACAAGTGCAAATTCCGTAGAACCCCCACCAATATCGATTGTTACACCACGGTCAAATTTAAGCAAGTTCGCACAGGCAATTCCACCAAGTAGAGCCTCTTTTTTTCCATCAATAATTTTTATATTTATTCCAAGCTCTTTTTGAACTCGCTGAGTAAAAACTTTTTTGTTTGGTGCATCTCGCAATGCAGATGTTGCAATAGCCAGAATTTTTGAGACTTTGTAAGCTTTTATTACACTCAAAAATCCTGAAAGGGAGAGAAAAGCTCTCTCCATAGGTTTCTCTTGAAGAACTCCCGCCTTTGCATATGCTCCCTCGCCAATCCGCACTCGGCTTTTTGACTCATGAACAATTTTAAATCCAAATCGTGAAGTTCTTTCAAAAATGACAAGCCGAACAGAATTCGACCCAAAATCAATAACAGCTGTTAGCTTCGCCAATTCTACTCTTCGTTCTGAATTTTTTCGTATTTGAATTTTAGTTCAGCAACACTTTCAACATTGTCAGGGTCTGGCTCAAAACAATCAACTGGACAAACTGAAATACAGATTGGCTCATCATAGTCATTAACACACTCTGTGCATCTATCTGGATCAACAATATAAATTGGATCTCCCTCTTCGATTGCTTCAGTTGGACACTCTTCTCGACATGCATCACATGCGATACACTCATCATTAATAAGTAAAGCCATTTTATCTCTTTAAAAAATTTTCGACCTTTTACCAAATTCAAATTGAAATCTAGCTGAAAATCAATTTTTATTTGATTTTTAAAAAATCTTTGTATGGTTGTTTCTCTTTTAAAGTTGGGTGATTATTGTAATGACATTCCATGCAAAGAACTTTCAAATTAGAACTTAAATTATTTCCCTTGTTTTTATCCATGTGGTGAGTGTGAATATATTTTTTCTCATTTGCATTTCTTGGTTTCCAATTACACTCTTGACAAGTATAATTTTGTGCTTTTTTTCTCTCAATTGAAATTTTTCTCCACTCTTTTCTGTATTCATTTGAGACTTCTTGATAGTCCATATCCATACCAGAAACATCAAGACCATCAAAAACAAGTTTCGGAGAGTCTCCATCAATAACAGTTTCAGGTCGAGTTTGAAAATGTTTTTTTAAACTAAAGTAAGAGACATTTAAAGTATTTCTATATTCACCTTTATAAAATTTTCTTTCATCAGAAACTCCCATTTCCTTATAATTTGGATAGAGTTCTTTTACACAAGTTTTACAAACATGTAATTTCTGATCTGAAATAAACTTATCACCAAAAGAGAAATGAAAAGTTCCATCTTGAGAAAGTGAAACTCGATATTTTTCTAAGTTTCCATTATTCTTTTGCATTTCAAGAGCTTTACAATAGTGCAAATGATATTTTGGTAAATTATCTGGAGAATTTTTTTTAACTGAAGTTCTTTGTGCAATGTGAAGAAGAACACGACGACCTTTGTAAAAAAGTCCGTTGTCTGTTCGTATCAAATCTTCAGAATATAAGGCACAACCATTTTCATTTGTAAATTCAATTTCAACACCACTTTTTTCAAGAATTCTGACCTCATCGGCACTCAAATTTTTTGAAAGTGCATTAGCAATAACTTGATTCTCTTCTTGTGATCCTCCAAGCTTAATTCGTTTTTCACCATTTGCCGTTTTTATGGTAATTCTCTCAATAATCTCAATTCCAGAATCCTGAACTAACTTTTTAAAACTACTACCAAAATTAAGCATTTTTAAGATTATCCTTTTTTATTTCATCAACTTTTTAGCATTCTCTAAGAACATGTTGTAGTCTTTTGTGAATTCGCCAGTTATCGCAGAAATTCCATCTCCAAAATCTTGTAATTGTGTTGGTAACTCATTTGAGATTTTGATAATTGTTTCAGAGTGCTGTTGTAAAGTTTCAGAAATTTGAGTTTTCTGATTTTCAAATTCAGTAGAAACAGTATTTAAAGTATTTGTGATTTTTTCACCGTTTTGAGTGATTGCGGAATCAATATCAGTTATTAAAGTTCCCAAGTCCGTTTGTATCGATGAGGTTGCCATTTGGAAATTTGAACCAACATCTTTAATACTTTTCTCAATATTTGGGAAAACCTCTTTTGCTTTTTCAGAAAGTTCAGCATAAGTTGTTAAGTGTCGATTGACCTCATCGATTTGGAATTTATAAGTTTCGATTGTCTCTTTTAATTTGTCGTAAGTCTCAACAACTTCTCCATTTCGAGCTGAAATAGTTTCAAGTGAAGTTTTTGATTTTTCCATTGAATCCATTGAAGTTTTTAGATTACTCTCCATTGCCTCAACAGAACTTTTGTAGTTTTCTTGCCAAGTAACTAAATCAAAAACAGCCTTATTTAACTCTTTGAAATTTTCTCCAAACTGTGTAGTTAATTCGTCATTGAAATCTTGAATAACTTGTTGAAGAGCCTCGATAATATCTTTTGAAGCACCTTCTGAAATTTTTTGGAAAGTCTTATCTAAAAGCAAATTCATATCTTCAAAATTCTTTCCAAAACTCTCAATTAAAGTTTTGTTTTGCTCATTTTGATTTGTTTTTAAATCTGTAATTGCATTTGTGATTTCTGGAAGCTTTGCAAGAGCTTCATTGCTAGTTTCTAACTTTGTATTTAAAGTTTCCAAATTATCCAATTTACTTAAATTATGAAGAGAATCTAGTTTTGTAAGTTTTGTAGAAATATCTGAATTTGATTTTTCAAGTTTTTCAAGAGAATCTAGTTTTTTTACAATTGAATTATTTGATTTTTCAAGATTTTGTAATTTATCAAGTTCTTCTAGTTTTCCTAATTGATTTGCTAAATCTTTTAAACCGTAAAGTTTTTCGCCAAGTTCTTTCAGAGAATCAAGCTTTTTAGAATCTTTTGCAATTTCTGAAAGTTTATTTTCAGTATTTTCAACACGACCATTTAAATTTTTCAATTCTTCACGAATATCTGAAAGAATATCAACAAAATTTTCACTATTCGTAGATGGCTTTTCTCTCCATTTTTCAATAATTGTTAAAAATAGAAATGCAACCATTCCTGCAACAGAAGTCAAAAATGCTGTTGTCAATCCACCTAAAAGAGTTGGCAAAGATTTTTCAACATTTACATAATCAAAGCCCCAAAGTCCTATAACAATTCCGATAAAAGTTCCAAGAACCCCAACAATTGTTACGGTAGATTTAATGCTTGTGTTTCTTTTGTAAAAATATAAAATTTCTGCAAAAAATAGAATTACAATAATTCCTATAATTATTGTAGTTAATAAATCTGTAGTATTCATGCTTCTTCTTTCTTTAAGTTGTGATAAGTGATTCTGATTGTTTCCATCAATTCAAAAATTTCAATTTCATCACCACCTTTTAAAATCAAATCTAGTAAAATTTTGACTTCTGCTCGGAGTGGTCGAGGAAAACGAGAAATATTATAATCTGTCATTTCGAGAGCTTTAATTTCTGAATATCGATTGATTCTTTCAGCAAGAGAACTTAGTGAGACTTTTGTGTGTGGAGATTCAATATATTGCACCAAATCCGTGATTACAGAATTCAGATAACTTTTAAATCTTTTCAATTCATCATCAGAATAATAATTTATTGCAATTAACAAATCAGCTTTTAACTCTTTTCGATAATTTCTCAATTGATTAAAACTTTTAATCGATAGCTTTTTTTGTTGCTCTTTCATTTCGTCAAAAACAATTTGCCCAGCCGTTTTTTGAACTGTTGCAATATGAAGATTTTGAAACATTCTTGAAAACATTCCACTAATCTGCTTTTGAGTTGCACCAAATTTTAACAATTCTCCATAAATTACACTTTTTAATCTTTTGTGTTCCAAATCAAAAAGTTTTCTCTCTTCATAAATTGAATTTGCTTTTTCAACCAAATCGGAAACTTGACTATCAGAAATCTCTTTTGAGATATAAAAACCATTTTTTCTAATTGACGGCAAAACTTCTTTTGTCAGCCATTGCTTAAAGTCTTTTGCCTCAACTTTTTTTGAACCAATAATTGCTGTGTATATACCACTTTCATTTATAAGAGACATTTTTTGAATTCCTCCGAGGGTACGGATTTTTTCCGTCCCCTTATCTTCTACTTCAATTCTTTTGAGCATATTGTTTGTATCAACTTTGCCGTTACTTCGTTGATAACCTAAAATATTTGCCACATCTTTCGCTACAAACCAAAGTTCTTGAATATCCAAATCAACAAAAGTTCTAATCTCTTTTCCCTGAAAAAATTTGAAATTTTCAGGCATTTTTTCTAATTTCTTTAAATTCATTTTACTTCTCATTTATTTTGTTAAAATACTATCAAAAAAATGAGACTCCAAAGATCTGAAATTTCAAACCTAAAAAACTCTATTTTCTTGTTTGACAAAAATGCAAAAATCTATCTTTTTGGCTCTCGAGTTGATGAACAAAAACGGGGTGGAGATATTGATATTCTCGTGATTTCAGATATTTTAAATGAAAAAAATAGACGAAAAATAAGAAGAAACTTTTTTCAAGAATTTGGCGAACAAAAATTAGATATTATTATAGAAAATCAGAAAAAAATATCACTTTTTGGCAGAGAAATATTAGAAAAGGCAATAGAAATTTGAAAAGAGAATTTTTTCAAGAATTGCATAAAAATTTAGAAAAACAGATTTTTTGGCTTTCGCATTCAATTGAAAAAAGCAAAAACATAGATTTGAAAAATTTAGAAGTTGATGATTTTGATATTTTTGAAACTCTCTCTTCTCGTTTTGCTAGGACAATTGATTTTCTTGTTCGGAAATATTGGAGAGCTTTGGATTCTGTGGAGTTTGAGACTCAAGGCACATTAATTGATGTTGTAAATCGTGCAGACAAAAGAGAGCTTTTTTCAGATATTGAAAGATTTCGTGAATTGAAAGATTTGAGAAATGAAATTGTTCATGAATATTTAGATGATAGTTTGGAAAAGTTTTTTGGAGAAATCCGAGTAGATTCTTTAGAACTCTTGGAAATTTGCCAAACAACTTTAAGCTATGGAGAAAAATATGCAAAATAGTGAAAATGAAAATGGTGAGGAGTGGCTCTCAATTTCAGATTTGATGTCTGGATTAATGTTGATTTTTCTTCTTATTGCAATTACTTTTATGTATCAAGTGAATAAGCGACTTGAAACAACAATTGACTACAAAAAGAAACTTGAAGAGATTTCAAAAGAATATGCACTTGTTGAAGAGAATTTGTATCAGGCTTTGAGAGATGAATTTAGAAAAGAAGAGTTGGAAAAATGGAATGTAATTATATTACCAAATAATACAATTCGTTTTAATTCTCCAGATGTTTTATTTGAAAGTGGGGAAGATTATGTTTCTGATGAATTTAAGGGAATTTTGGTAGATTTTTTTCCAAGATATGTTGGTGTTTTGACAAGAGACGATTTTGTGAATTTTGTAGAAGAGGTTCGAGTCGAAGGAC encodes the following:
- a CDS encoding TM1410-like protein (PFAM: TM1410 hypothetical-related protein); this encodes MLKYFFLSLLLFGCNKDMLDIEDKSNGGVWYEPKSRSSWHIDSSYSPTSKNVELYVVELFLTNPESRVEKIGSDETKVICKMSAGAYDVEIERNFQIEDHPYPEIAVGKIRDDNRTYWVDINSDEVQIIMRERIKIASNIGCDGVLFTEVSSWKDDTGFEITEDDQISYNRFLSGKAHENNVFAGFSDVEDQIYSHTLFADLIFSNNCYQDENCIKYEDFSKIGAVLNLEYVPDGTNIDLNQICLYSKAYGIETRIFDGTQILNPMEECSE
- a CDS encoding exopolyphosphatase (PFAM: Ppx/GppA phosphatase family); protein product: MAKLTAVIDFGSNSVRLVIFERTSRFGFKIVHESKSRVRIGEGAYAKAGVLQEKPMERAFLSLSGFLSVIKAYKVSKILAIATSALRDAPNKKVFTQRVQKELGINIKIIDGKKEALLGGIACANLLKFDRGVTIDIGGGSTEFALVENRKVLETLSLNLGTVRLKELFEENSDFEGGRKYIQSELKKIPTHFHEKVMIGIGGTLRALAKVIMIRENYPLQRIHNYSYEYEIEQNFINTLLKKENWELEEVGFKKERLDVIRWGLLIFIETASLFSAKEILTSGVGIREGIFLSDILRNSRGSFPSNFNPSLRNILDEFHTSNIQIMKTRFNLSEKIFEKTKDFFQLDSEFKEIILYTAKLIEIGIKVDFYGNTKSGFHLILNSFIYQITHKDALLIATLIRYSKKSSVSRKIYSEFRNDLLPDYKTVSQLHSIIYLTKVLTLDYSKNPEIDFEMNNGEFFIYIKNNSLFYMIQEKIKDLDILRIRLVPTNLLES
- a CDS encoding prophage antirepressor (PFAM: BRO family, N-terminal domain), with translation MNLKKLEKMPENFKFFQGKEIRTFVDLDIQELWFVAKDVANILGYQRSNGKVDTNNMLKRIEVEDKGTEKIRTLGGIQKMSLINESGIYTAIIGSKKVEAKDFKQWLTKEVLPSIRKNGFYISKEISDSQVSDLVEKANSIYEERKLFDLEHKRLKSVIYGELLKFGATQKQISGMFSRMFQNLHIATVQKTAGQIVFDEMKEQQKKLSIKSFNQLRNYRKELKADLLIAINYYSDDELKRFKSYLNSVITDLVQYIESPHTKVSLSSLAERINRYSEIKALEMTDYNISRFPRPLRAEVKILLDLILKGGDEIEIFELMETIRITYHNLKKEEA
- a CDS encoding nucleotidyltransferase family protein (PFAM: Nucleotidyltransferase domain); amino-acid sequence: MRLQRSEISNLKNSIFLFDKNAKIYLFGSRVDEQKRGGDIDILVISDILNEKNRRKIRRNFFQEFGEQKLDIIIENQKKISLFGREILEKAIEI
- a CDS encoding outer membrane protein/peptidoglycan-associated (lipo)protein (PFAM: OmpA family), whose protein sequence is MQNSENENGEEWLSISDLMSGLMLIFLLIAITFMYQVNKRLETTIDYKKKLEEISKEYALVEENLYQALRDEFRKEELEKWNVIILPNNTIRFNSPDVLFESGEDYVSDEFKGILVDFFPRYVGVLTRDDFVNFVEEVRVEGHTSSIWNGYTGINAYLKNLDLSQRRAKNVLDFAIRIDKVYPKFEWLKLKFRANGLSSAIPIRDENGNEDTEMSKRVEFRITTNARDALQKLETLRKEMESKEK